In Pseudoroseomonas cervicalis, the DNA window GCCCAGCCGGCCGCGCCGCTTCCGGTGCTGGCCAGCGCGGCCACGGCGGCGGTGCCGAACCGCACCGGGCTGAACCCCTCGGGCTTCGAGCAGACCACCGCCGCGCGTCCCGGCCACGACCCGGCCGCCGCCGCCGCCGCGGCGCGCGAGGCGCGCGCCCGCGCGCGGGCGGAGCTGGCGGCGGCGGCGGAGGAAATCCGCAACGCCATCCAGTCCGATCCCGGCCTGTCGGAGCTGGCGCGCCAGCTGCTGATCGAGCAGACGCGCGACGGGCTGCGCATCCAGCTGGTGGACGCCGATGGCCAGCCGGTCTTCGCCACCGGCCAGGCGGCGCCGAACCAGCGCGGCCGCGCCCTGCTGCTGCGCGTGGCCACCGTCCTGGCGCGGCTGCCCTATGGGCTCGACATCGCCGGCCACACCGATTCCGCGCCCTTCCGCGGCGGCGCCGACCGCTCCAACTGGGAGCTGTCGTCGGAGCGCGCCGGCGCCGCGCGGCGCGTGCTGATCGAGGCCGGCATCGCCGAGGAGCGGCTGCGCGCCGTCGCCGGCCGCGCCGACCGCGATCTGCTGACCCCCGACCGGCCGCTGGACGCGGCCAATCGCCGCGTCTCCATCCTCGTCCTGATGCCGCCCGGCGCCCCGCAGGAGGCCCCCGCCCCATGATCGTGCTCGCCGGCTTCGGTGTCCTGCTGGCCTGCGTCTTCGGCGGCTATCTCGCCGCCGGCGGCAGCCTGGGCCCGATCCTGCACGCCCTGCCCTTCGAGATGCTGATCATCGGCGGCGCCGCCGTGGGCAGCTTCCTGATGGCCAATTCGATGTCCGCCGTGAAGCACACGATCGGCGCGCTGAAGAAGGTGATGAAGGGCTCGCGCTATGCGCGGCAGGATTACCTCGACCTCTGCGCCGTGCTGTACCGGCTGCTGCGCGTGGCGCAGATGAAGGGCGCCGTCGGCCTCGAGCCGCATATCGAGCGGCCGAATGAGAGCGAGATCTTCACCCTCTTCCCCAAGGTGCTGGCCGACCATCACGCGCTGTCGCTGATCTGCGACTATCTGCGCATGATCGGCATGAATGCCGACGACCCGCACCAGGTCGAGGACGTCATGCTGCGCGAGCTGAAGAAGATCCGCGAGGAGGAGCTGCACGCCGCGCATGCGCTGCAGACCATGGCGGATGCGCTGCCGGCGCTCGGCATCGTCGCCGCGGTGCTCGGCGTCATCAAGACCATGGGCAGCATCGACAAGCCGCCCGCCGTGCTCGGCGCCATGATCGGCGGCGCGCTGGTGGGCACCTTCCTCGGCGTGCTGCTGGCCTATGGGCTGGTGGGCCCGCTGGCCACGCGGCTGCGCGCCATCGTCGATGAGGAGGCCAAGTATCTCGAGGTGGTGCGCGCCGTGCTGGTGGCGCATCTGCACGGCAATGCGCCCTCCGTCGCGGTCGAGATCGGCCGCAAGGCGGTGCCCTCGGACCTGATGCCGACCTTCCAGGTGCTGGAGACGGCGCTGCAGGAGCAGCGCGCCGGCGCCTGAGCGCAGGCTCCGCGCGCGGCCTGCAAGAAGGCGCCTGCCCGTCCGGGGCAGGCGCCTTTTCTCGATCCGGGGCGCTGGTCCGGCCTTCTGCCGGCAGGTCCTGGGTCCGGCCTTCTGCCGGAGCCGCCTGGTCCGGCATCCTGCCGGGAAGCGTGCGACCGGCATCTTGCCGGTCGGCTTGAGCCGACATCCTGTCGGCGGCCGGCATTCTGCCGGCTGGCATGGGGCCGGCCTCCTGCCGGCGGGCGAAGCGCCGACCTTTTGTCGGCGGCCCTGCAAAGCCGGCTTCCTGCCGGCGGGCAGCGAACCGGCGTCCTGCCGGTCGGCATCGGCCGGCATCCTGCCGGCGCTGTTGTGGCCGGCATCCTGCCGGCGCTGTTATGGCCGGCATCCTGCCGGCGGGCGCAAGGGCCGACCTCCTGTCGGCGCGTCGTAGAGGCCGACATCCTGCCGGCGGGTCGTAGAGGCCGACATCTTGTCGGCGGGCCGCAAGAAGCCGGCATCCTGCCGGCGGGGGCAGACACCGACCTCCTGTCGGCCAGGCGTGGGGCCGGCATTCCG includes these proteins:
- the motA gene encoding flagellar motor stator protein MotA, producing MIVLAGFGVLLACVFGGYLAAGGSLGPILHALPFEMLIIGGAAVGSFLMANSMSAVKHTIGALKKVMKGSRYARQDYLDLCAVLYRLLRVAQMKGAVGLEPHIERPNESEIFTLFPKVLADHHALSLICDYLRMIGMNADDPHQVEDVMLRELKKIREEELHAAHALQTMADALPALGIVAAVLGVIKTMGSIDKPPAVLGAMIGGALVGTFLGVLLAYGLVGPLATRLRAIVDEEAKYLEVVRAVLVAHLHGNAPSVAVEIGRKAVPSDLMPTFQVLETALQEQRAGA